One Thermanaerothrix sp. genomic window carries:
- the rapZ gene encoding RNase adapter RapZ — MVQDFGAFGVVGLQGSGYMGEIKVKKLIILTGLSGSGKSTALRILEDQGFYPIDNLPPLLLPQLLDVLSSHPAASSVGVVAVMDVRGKHLLNDLDRVVTGLKKSGKTQVQLIFLDASDRELASRFQLTKRAHPIKPEGDLLEGISEERAMLVPLRGIADMVIDTSGMNHTMLRKVLLEELLGGEGFRLIITSFGFKYGIPQDSDVVWDVRFLPNPNYVPHLKDLTGMDRAIVDYFRDVPDFLGFVSQMSDMLKRFSPCYERSGKLVLRVSIGCTGGRHRSVAVAEAIGNSMGKMGLRCEVFHRDVDKGSLD; from the coding sequence ATGGTCCAAGACTTTGGGGCCTTTGGAGTTGTGGGTTTGCAAGGGAGTGGTTATATGGGGGAAATTAAGGTTAAAAAACTAATAATACTTACTGGTTTATCAGGTAGCGGTAAGAGCACTGCGTTGAGGATTTTAGAGGATCAGGGATTTTATCCCATAGACAATCTGCCTCCCTTGCTATTGCCTCAGCTTCTAGATGTTTTGAGCAGCCATCCTGCCGCATCCTCCGTAGGGGTGGTGGCGGTTATGGATGTTAGGGGAAAGCATCTGTTAAACGACCTTGACCGGGTGGTGACGGGTCTTAAGAAGTCAGGGAAGACCCAGGTGCAGCTCATCTTCCTGGATGCTTCGGATCGAGAGCTTGCATCTCGTTTTCAGCTCACCAAAAGAGCCCATCCCATAAAACCTGAGGGTGATCTTTTAGAGGGTATATCTGAGGAGAGGGCCATGCTAGTGCCTCTTAGAGGCATAGCCGATATGGTCATAGACACCAGTGGCATGAACCACACCATGTTGAGGAAGGTTCTTTTGGAGGAACTTCTCGGCGGTGAAGGCTTCAGATTGATAATAACATCCTTCGGATTTAAGTACGGTATCCCTCAGGATTCGGACGTTGTGTGGGACGTTAGGTTCCTACCTAATCCCAATTATGTTCCTCACCTTAAGGATCTCACCGGTATGGACAGGGCCATAGTTGACTATTTTAGGGATGTGCCTGACTTTTTAGGGTTTGTTAGCCAGATGTCCGATATGTTGAAAAGGTTTTCTCCTTGTTATGAGAGGTCTGGTAAGTTGGTACTGAGGGTGTCCATCGGATGCACGGGTGGGAGGCATCGTTCCGTAGCGGTTGCTGAGGCGATAGGGAATTCCATGGGTAAGATGGGCCTTAGGTGCGAGGTCTTTCATCGAGACGTGGACAAGGGTAGTTTGGATTGA
- a CDS encoding molybdopterin-binding protein: protein MDDSMKTREHISREEALRVLMARFSPQGMIKVPTRSSVGLVLGEQVFARLNLPNSTVSAVDGYAVLSDSTANASPQRPAVLNAQDYAWVNTGSPVPLPFDSVVMVEDASCSDGGSIVVYRASHRGQNLRYLGEDVMSNQFLASAGDVVTPQLASLLISAGVLELNVIPKPRILFIPTGEEIVDDNALVSGHMKPGDVVESNSVLVTGYLQRCGYQVDVHRSILPDDVEELRAALRRAVMDGYQVILISGGSAKGRRDVSVEAVGDGLVFRWLLMKPGRPAMGASFEGRPVIVLPGFPSSSLVVLLTIVIPFLNYLSGRPPMTYFESLGVEPLDPQLLHHMSSSPGMEEWVKAKVVKIGEQVSLWPLGGGSSSLLSLGEADGLAYVPANSVELNRGDKIRFYPLVTVDLTRRCLLQGSDDPALQMLAALAKKKGGEVVIKRTGSMGGILALARGEAHAATCHVLDPDTGIYNNTVINRLDPEGLWFRQVLFYREQGFILARGNPKGVRGVADLTRDDIRIVNRQPGAGTRILLDHLLDKEGILADEVKGYHDLCTSHVDAAARVLTGIADVALGVKSAADALGLDFIPIVEEPYELVYHSAYSEHPAIRALMEGTGDPYWRLRVEKMGGYRWP from the coding sequence TTGGATGATTCGATGAAGACCAGGGAGCATATATCAAGGGAAGAAGCCTTGAGGGTGTTAATGGCCCGGTTCTCCCCTCAGGGTATGATAAAGGTCCCCACCCGCTCATCTGTTGGGCTGGTGTTGGGAGAACAGGTCTTCGCTCGCCTGAACCTGCCCAATTCCACGGTGTCTGCAGTTGATGGATATGCGGTTTTGTCGGATTCAACTGCCAATGCTAGTCCTCAAAGGCCTGCCGTACTTAATGCTCAAGATTATGCTTGGGTTAATACCGGATCGCCGGTACCGCTGCCCTTTGACTCTGTGGTTATGGTGGAGGATGCTTCTTGCTCAGACGGGGGGTCAATCGTGGTTTACAGGGCATCCCACAGAGGACAGAATCTGAGATACCTTGGGGAAGACGTGATGTCAAATCAGTTTTTAGCCTCGGCGGGAGATGTGGTTACCCCCCAGCTGGCCTCCCTTCTTATCAGCGCCGGTGTGTTGGAGTTGAATGTTATACCGAAGCCGAGGATATTGTTCATTCCCACAGGAGAAGAGATAGTAGATGATAATGCTTTAGTTAGCGGCCATATGAAACCGGGTGATGTGGTAGAGAGCAACTCTGTGCTGGTTACCGGTTACCTTCAAAGATGCGGATATCAAGTAGATGTCCACCGGTCCATATTGCCCGACGATGTTGAGGAGCTGCGGGCAGCGTTGCGGAGGGCTGTTATGGATGGTTATCAGGTGATCCTTATATCCGGCGGCTCCGCAAAGGGCAGGAGGGACGTGTCTGTGGAAGCCGTTGGGGATGGACTTGTCTTTCGTTGGCTGCTGATGAAGCCGGGACGGCCCGCCATGGGAGCTTCATTTGAAGGCCGGCCCGTCATCGTGTTACCGGGGTTCCCATCATCTTCCCTGGTGGTGCTGCTTACCATAGTGATCCCGTTCCTTAACTATTTGTCAGGAAGGCCGCCGATGACCTACTTTGAGTCCCTTGGCGTTGAACCTTTGGATCCGCAGTTGCTTCATCACATGTCCTCCTCCCCAGGTATGGAGGAGTGGGTTAAGGCTAAGGTTGTGAAGATAGGAGAGCAGGTCTCGCTTTGGCCTCTTGGCGGTGGTTCAAGCTCCTTGCTGTCCCTTGGTGAGGCGGATGGCTTGGCTTATGTGCCCGCTAATTCCGTGGAGCTCAATAGGGGGGACAAGATACGGTTTTATCCGCTGGTTACCGTGGATCTTACCAGGCGCTGCCTCTTGCAGGGCTCCGATGACCCGGCCCTTCAAATGCTTGCCGCTCTTGCCAAGAAAAAGGGTGGAGAAGTGGTAATCAAGAGGACGGGAAGTATGGGAGGTATATTGGCCCTTGCACGAGGAGAAGCCCACGCTGCCACATGCCATGTTTTAGACCCCGATACTGGCATTTACAACAATACGGTAATAAATAGGCTTGATCCTGAGGGGTTATGGTTTAGGCAGGTCCTTTTCTATAGGGAGCAGGGTTTTATCCTGGCAAGGGGCAACCCCAAGGGTGTTAGAGGGGTTGCGGATTTGACCCGTGATGACATAAGGATCGTTAACAGACAACCCGGTGCCGGTACCAGGATACTTCTGGATCATCTTCTTGACAAAGAGGGCATCTTAGCGGACGAAGTGAAGGGATATCATGACCTTTGTACCTCCCACGTGGATGCTGCCGCCAGGGTTCTTACCGGTATTGCCGATGTGGCTTTGGGGGTGAAGAGCGCTGCCGATGCTCTGGGATTAGATTTCATTCCCATAGTGGAGGAGCCGTATGAACTGGTGTACCACTCAGCCTACTCGGAGCATCCTGCCATAAGGGCGCTGATGGAGGGCACGGGGGATCCTTATTGGCGTTTGAGGGTTGAAAAAATGGGGGGATACAGATGGCCCTGA
- a CDS encoding SPOR domain-containing protein, translated as MGYRLTRNYKKRNQGGLATKLVMAFTAVVALGILLAGGKYFITQWFPDDNHPPAQSYEQDVPPPVDLNGDVSGGVEETSEGLGAENPAKGGLSVSKVQPSRSTSSTVDTAPSTVKPKTKSKTKTPVVQLASPVEETPKSQSSSAKVPKVSPVAKTIKKASSESSQEVNPKKSETVKPLPQNGGGTTPERTNVSASSASASKEASKFMVQVGAFSSLEGAKVLMERLGKDGVKATLQEASVSDKKFFRVRVPVDGDRSKADEEAARLAKMGYPTQVVPPKGDAK; from the coding sequence GTGGGATACAGACTTACTAGAAATTACAAGAAACGAAATCAAGGCGGATTGGCTACAAAGCTTGTGATGGCCTTTACCGCGGTTGTTGCGCTGGGGATACTGCTTGCGGGGGGTAAATACTTCATAACCCAGTGGTTCCCAGACGATAACCATCCTCCCGCTCAAAGCTATGAACAGGATGTACCGCCCCCTGTGGATCTTAACGGCGACGTCTCTGGGGGCGTTGAAGAAACATCGGAAGGTCTTGGGGCTGAAAATCCAGCTAAGGGGGGCCTTAGCGTGTCAAAGGTCCAGCCTTCACGTTCGACATCTTCGACGGTTGACACGGCTCCAAGCACGGTTAAGCCCAAGACTAAGAGCAAGACAAAAACCCCTGTGGTTCAGCTGGCCTCTCCTGTGGAGGAGACGCCAAAATCTCAAAGCTCATCAGCCAAGGTGCCCAAGGTTTCGCCGGTGGCAAAAACTATCAAAAAAGCCTCCTCTGAGAGTTCACAAGAGGTTAATCCTAAGAAATCTGAAACCGTAAAGCCCTTGCCACAAAATGGAGGCGGGACTACCCCAGAAAGAACGAACGTTTCAGCCTCGTCCGCTTCCGCTTCAAAGGAGGCATCTAAGTTTATGGTTCAAGTAGGAGCCTTTTCCTCCCTGGAGGGAGCCAAGGTTCTCATGGAGAGGTTGGGGAAAGATGGGGTGAAAGCCACATTGCAGGAGGCCAGTGTGTCGGATAAAAAATTCTTCAGGGTAAGGGTGCCGGTGGACGGAGACCGCTCCAAAGCGGATGAAGAAGCAGCTAGGCTTGCTAAGATGGGCTATCCTACGCAGGTTGTGCCTCCTAAGGGGGACGCTAAATGA
- the moaA gene encoding GTP 3',8-cyclase MoaA encodes MALTDSYRRNIDYVRISVTDRCNFRCRYCMPEDGVPLLGHDDIMSYEELTLLCKALQDLGVKKIRFTGGEPLVRRGFLDFLSSLRALLPNLKVALTTNGALLNDEAPRIANLGISGLNVSLDTLDPDKFRYITRNGDLLRVLNGLRKVRDLGLRSIKVNTVLIRSFNDMEVPALLEFCAENDYLLRLIEFMPLDDGLWNRDNFISAEEILGRVSCGRHWVPFSTGEEVMGPAKYYHDLKTGQRIGIISSVSSHFCSHCNRVRISASGKLRACLFAKDETDLRPALLNGDFELLKSEIKRAVSAKPRCWEDVITGDLHMSQIGG; translated from the coding sequence ATGGCCCTGACGGACAGCTACCGTAGAAACATCGACTACGTAAGGATATCGGTGACCGATAGGTGTAATTTTCGTTGCCGTTACTGCATGCCGGAGGACGGGGTTCCCCTTTTAGGGCACGATGACATAATGTCTTACGAAGAGCTCACGTTGTTGTGTAAGGCACTTCAGGATCTTGGAGTAAAAAAGATCCGCTTTACCGGTGGGGAGCCTTTGGTAAGGCGTGGTTTTTTAGACTTTTTATCATCCCTCCGGGCTCTTTTGCCAAACCTTAAGGTGGCCCTTACAACTAACGGGGCGCTTTTAAATGACGAGGCACCAAGAATAGCCAATCTGGGTATCTCGGGGTTGAACGTGAGCTTGGACACATTGGACCCGGATAAATTCCGTTACATAACTAGGAACGGAGACTTGCTTAGGGTTTTAAATGGTTTAAGAAAGGTTCGGGATCTTGGCCTTAGATCTATAAAAGTTAACACCGTGCTTATAAGGTCCTTTAACGACATGGAGGTGCCGGCCCTTCTGGAGTTCTGCGCCGAGAATGACTATCTCCTGCGTTTGATAGAGTTCATGCCCTTGGACGATGGACTTTGGAACAGGGATAATTTCATATCCGCCGAAGAGATCCTAGGGAGGGTTTCTTGCGGGCGTCATTGGGTTCCATTTTCCACTGGAGAGGAAGTAATGGGACCTGCGAAATATTATCACGATCTGAAAACCGGTCAGCGGATAGGGATAATTTCCTCCGTTTCAAGCCACTTCTGTTCCCATTGTAATAGAGTCAGGATAAGCGCGTCCGGTAAGCTGCGGGCTTGTTTATTTGCCAAGGATGAAACGGATCTTAGGCCTGCCCTTTTAAATGGTGATTTTGAACTTTTAAAGAGCGAGATAAAGAGGGCGGTCAGCGCAAAACCCCGCTGTTGGGAGGACGTTATAACCGGAGACCTCCACATGTCCCAGATAGGAGGATGA
- a CDS encoding YvcK family protein, with product MDPVISALIGFITGALATWGAVSAFGGSLFGGSRGGREIIASAIEHRLAMGPNIVAIGGGTGLSTLLGGLKGFTRNITAVVTVTDEGGSSGRLREEWGVLPPGDIRNCIVALAENDSALQRILSFRFDRGGLKDHSLGNLILLAATELYGDFGMAVKEMNKLLAIRGQVLPVTLEPVVLFGQTADRVVRGEMEIAGVGSELVKIWLEPRDPKPLPEVLSALESADLIVLGPGSLFTSVLPNLLVDRVAHKVRISKAPKVYVSNIMTQPGETDKFGFMDHVEWVAGVLGDYPDMVIANSAQLPKGALNRYLSQGAAPVYPSAKEEERLRASGCRLIKGDLVGSESQKGLLRHDPKKLAELLIRIAREVKEGELWRT from the coding sequence ATGGATCCGGTGATATCCGCTCTGATAGGTTTTATAACCGGTGCATTGGCCACGTGGGGAGCTGTGTCTGCCTTTGGAGGGTCTTTGTTTGGAGGATCTCGTGGTGGCAGGGAGATAATAGCAAGCGCCATAGAGCACAGGCTAGCCATGGGTCCTAACATCGTGGCCATAGGTGGTGGCACCGGCTTATCAACCCTTCTGGGTGGGCTTAAGGGGTTTACTCGGAACATAACAGCGGTGGTTACCGTTACGGATGAGGGGGGTAGTTCCGGTAGGCTTCGAGAGGAGTGGGGGGTGCTTCCCCCGGGGGACATCAGAAACTGCATAGTGGCGCTTGCGGAGAACGACAGCGCCCTTCAGCGGATACTCTCCTTCCGTTTTGATCGAGGTGGGCTAAAGGACCACAGCCTTGGTAACTTGATACTCCTTGCTGCCACGGAGCTTTATGGGGATTTTGGTATGGCGGTCAAGGAGATGAACAAGCTCCTGGCCATAAGGGGGCAGGTTTTGCCTGTAACTTTGGAGCCGGTGGTTCTCTTTGGTCAAACAGCCGATAGGGTTGTGCGAGGCGAGATGGAGATAGCAGGCGTTGGCAGCGAGCTAGTTAAAATCTGGTTGGAACCCAGGGATCCTAAGCCTCTTCCGGAGGTTCTATCGGCTTTAGAGTCGGCGGATCTCATAGTTCTGGGCCCCGGCAGCCTGTTTACCAGCGTTCTTCCCAACCTTCTTGTTGATAGAGTGGCCCATAAGGTCAGGATATCAAAGGCCCCTAAGGTTTACGTCTCAAACATAATGACTCAGCCGGGGGAAACCGATAAGTTCGGCTTTATGGATCATGTTGAGTGGGTGGCTGGGGTGTTAGGGGATTATCCAGACATGGTGATAGCTAACTCTGCCCAGCTTCCCAAGGGGGCCCTTAATAGATATCTAAGCCAAGGGGCAGCTCCGGTTTACCCCAGCGCAAAGGAGGAAGAAAGGCTTAGGGCCAGCGGTTGTAGGTTGATAAAGGGTGATCTCGTTGGGTCGGAATCCCAAAAAGGACTTCTTAGGCATGATCCTAAGAAGTTGGCGGAACTTTTGATACGCATAGCCAGGGAGGTCAAGGAGGGTGAGCTTTGGAGGACCTGA
- the moaC gene encoding cyclic pyranopterin monophosphate synthase MoaC — MSSFTHLDEHGRPCMVDVAGKTPSVRKAWAEARICLTDGIIEALLEGGVPKGEPFTVAELAGIMGAKQTPYLIPLCHPIRIDGVFLHCTLNKEAKEVIITSSVSASDVTGVEMEALTAVSVAALAFYDMCKALDKGMEIRSIRLLRKTGGKSGDWTAPDVSHERLGDLK, encoded by the coding sequence ATGAGCTCTTTTACACACTTGGACGAACATGGTAGGCCCTGCATGGTAGATGTGGCTGGAAAAACTCCCAGCGTGCGAAAGGCCTGGGCGGAAGCTAGGATATGCCTTACCGATGGCATTATTGAAGCATTGTTGGAAGGAGGAGTCCCAAAGGGGGAGCCTTTCACTGTGGCTGAGCTAGCTGGAATAATGGGGGCCAAACAGACTCCCTATCTAATACCCCTTTGCCACCCCATAAGGATAGATGGGGTATTCCTTCATTGCACCTTAAATAAAGAGGCTAAAGAGGTCATAATTACGAGCTCCGTCTCCGCAAGCGATGTGACTGGAGTTGAAATGGAAGCCCTTACTGCAGTAAGCGTAGCGGCCCTGGCTTTTTACGACATGTGTAAGGCCTTGGACAAGGGCATGGAGATTAGGTCCATAAGGTTGTTGAGAAAAACCGGCGGAAAAAGCGGCGATTGGACTGCCCCAGATGTTTCCCATGAGAGGTTAGGTGATCTCAAGTGA
- the whiA gene encoding DNA-binding protein WhiA, translating into MEDLSLSMWEEWGAMPLGTAPLAELAGILAGLVPQKVSDGLVCKTSRRFVLRRALKLWGALDKRLVANGSPKLLIDREAGGTRAKISMIFPDDLFNLLRGFRGKSDIEWTCWLRGLWGSCGALYLPKVGYYLMIKVPQFDNTADLLYKLLRARGITFSRRPKDQRIEVMIRDQQKIVDFLGVLGLSNAIIKLENTAIIRSMKNKANKLVNCDSANIVKSLEASENQMRLVRLIGEMGLEDELPMPLREVVRARRENPSLSLRELGQVLPHPVSKSTVEYRWRKLEKMFANLLKGDDAHVPGKG; encoded by the coding sequence TTGGAGGACCTGAGCCTGTCAATGTGGGAGGAGTGGGGGGCAATGCCTTTGGGGACCGCTCCCTTGGCGGAGCTCGCAGGAATATTGGCGGGACTGGTGCCTCAAAAGGTGTCAGACGGATTGGTATGCAAGACCTCTAGACGATTTGTCCTGAGGCGTGCATTAAAGCTTTGGGGGGCTTTGGATAAAAGGCTGGTTGCCAATGGATCACCTAAGTTGTTGATTGATCGCGAGGCAGGGGGTACAAGGGCCAAAATATCGATGATCTTCCCGGACGACCTCTTTAACTTGCTACGGGGGTTTAGGGGTAAAAGCGACATTGAATGGACCTGTTGGCTTAGAGGGTTGTGGGGAAGTTGCGGCGCCCTTTATCTTCCCAAGGTGGGCTACTATCTGATGATAAAGGTCCCTCAGTTTGATAATACAGCGGACTTGTTGTATAAATTACTTAGGGCGAGGGGAATTACATTTTCTAGGCGCCCTAAAGATCAACGAATAGAGGTAATGATAAGAGATCAACAGAAAATAGTTGATTTCCTGGGTGTTCTTGGGCTTTCTAATGCTATTATAAAGCTAGAGAATACCGCAATAATCCGATCCATGAAAAACAAAGCCAATAAGTTGGTGAACTGTGATTCCGCCAACATAGTTAAAAGCCTGGAGGCATCAGAGAACCAGATGCGTCTGGTTAGGCTGATAGGTGAGATGGGGCTGGAGGATGAGTTGCCCATGCCTTTACGGGAGGTGGTACGGGCTAGGAGGGAGAATCCCAGTCTCTCACTTAGAGAGCTCGGACAGGTGTTGCCTCATCCTGTCTCCAAGAGCACGGTGGAGTACCGTTGGAGGAAGTTGGAGAAGATGTTTGCCAACCTGTTGAAGGGGGATGATGCCCATGTACCTGGGAAAGGCTGA
- a CDS encoding MogA/MoaB family molybdenum cofactor biosynthesis protein, whose product MAYIHMGSSGDVLCNGEPAKMFIAFPGGPLDADAEEGEDVLHLVVSGIKEEVVRQSLFISFGDGGAVLRLDGGGRLHVVSPGFIAVSQRCSLWEPIKAGVLTISDKGSRGEREDTAGPALAERALCIGTDVVKRDIVPDDVEAIRDRVLGWSREGIELILCTGGTGLSSRDVTPEAIMGIADKLVPGFGEMMRVKTSHINPRSFLTRGMGAVVGKTLVLAFPGSRRGALECFEAVEEGIRHGVEIMTGKAKECGHHS is encoded by the coding sequence ATGGCATACATACACATGGGTAGCTCTGGGGACGTCCTATGTAACGGTGAACCGGCGAAGATGTTCATTGCATTTCCAGGGGGTCCTTTAGATGCAGATGCTGAGGAGGGTGAAGATGTCCTTCACCTGGTAGTATCTGGGATCAAGGAAGAAGTTGTAAGACAGAGTCTCTTTATATCCTTCGGCGACGGTGGTGCGGTCCTTAGGTTGGATGGTGGGGGGAGGCTGCATGTTGTCTCCCCGGGTTTTATCGCCGTGTCTCAAAGATGCAGCCTGTGGGAGCCAATAAAGGCAGGAGTGCTTACCATCAGTGATAAGGGATCAAGGGGTGAAAGGGAGGATACTGCTGGACCTGCTTTGGCAGAAAGGGCTCTTTGCATAGGGACTGATGTAGTAAAAAGGGACATAGTTCCAGACGATGTGGAGGCAATAAGGGACAGGGTGTTGGGCTGGAGCCGAGAAGGAATAGAGCTGATACTTTGTACCGGTGGCACCGGTTTATCTTCCAGAGACGTAACCCCTGAGGCGATCATGGGAATTGCGGATAAGTTGGTTCCAGGCTTTGGAGAGATGATGAGGGTAAAGACCAGCCATATAAATCCAAGGTCCTTCCTGACCAGAGGGATGGGAGCAGTGGTGGGGAAGACGTTGGTCTTGGCGTTTCCCGGAAGCCGGAGAGGCGCGCTGGAGTGCTTTGAGGCTGTGGAAGAGGGGATAAGACACGGAGTCGAGATAATGACCGGCAAGGCCAAGGAGTGTGGTCATCACAGCTGA
- a CDS encoding molybdopterin molybdotransferase MoeA, with translation MDRQDAVHAMASAAHLNLPVEVVPLERCINRILGSHVRCQLDMPPFDRSLRDGYAVRAQDLLGASSGSPAFLNVVGEVPVGGVPDFKVPSQGAAVIHTGGMLPEGADCVVMLEDTCLMGSTLEVRRSLQRGENVVFRGEEAQEGSVVLERGTLLSEAHIGLLASQGINGVPCLKLKACVLSSGDEIKPVGDPLPCGMHYDVNGWFVCSALRRVGVDASYGGILEDRADVIMEKIHSAMEWAHLVIISGGSSISVRDHLEKIFSTFDSPGLVVRGVNVQPGKPLLGAVTGSPACIVLGLPGHPLSCATSFYTFVTPMLEAMLEGKGWNVKIIKTTLAEDLPARPGVEEFVPGKICDDGVVPVFSASSYSGVLAECDGLIRIPKDRETLRRKETVDLWMIR, from the coding sequence ATGGATCGGCAGGATGCGGTCCATGCCATGGCAAGTGCGGCACACCTGAACTTACCCGTTGAAGTTGTGCCCCTTGAAAGGTGTATAAACCGAATCCTTGGATCCCATGTCCGTTGTCAATTGGATATGCCTCCTTTTGATAGGAGCCTTCGTGATGGCTATGCGGTAAGGGCCCAGGACCTTTTGGGAGCCTCATCGGGATCCCCTGCCTTCCTTAACGTTGTGGGTGAGGTTCCCGTAGGCGGGGTCCCTGATTTTAAGGTCCCTTCCCAAGGAGCTGCGGTTATACACACCGGTGGAATGTTGCCAGAAGGGGCAGACTGTGTGGTAATGCTGGAAGATACGTGCCTAATGGGTTCGACGTTGGAAGTCCGCAGATCCCTGCAGCGTGGAGAAAACGTGGTGTTTAGGGGTGAGGAAGCCCAAGAGGGTTCTGTGGTGCTTGAAAGGGGTACGCTGCTCTCTGAAGCCCACATAGGGCTCCTTGCTTCCCAAGGCATCAATGGGGTTCCGTGTCTTAAGCTTAAAGCCTGTGTCCTGAGCAGCGGCGACGAAATAAAACCCGTAGGGGATCCGCTTCCATGCGGTATGCATTACGATGTAAATGGATGGTTTGTCTGTTCTGCCTTGAGGCGCGTAGGCGTTGATGCCTCTTATGGCGGAATACTTGAGGATAGAGCCGATGTCATAATGGAAAAGATCCACAGCGCCATGGAGTGGGCTCATTTGGTCATCATAAGCGGAGGGTCTTCGATAAGTGTAAGGGATCACCTGGAAAAAATATTTTCTACATTTGACTCTCCTGGTCTGGTAGTAAGAGGCGTCAATGTACAGCCTGGCAAACCCCTTTTGGGGGCTGTCACCGGCTCCCCCGCCTGCATAGTCCTTGGTTTGCCGGGGCATCCGTTGTCCTGCGCTACGTCGTTTTACACTTTTGTCACCCCTATGCTTGAAGCGATGCTTGAAGGTAAGGGATGGAACGTCAAAATCATTAAGACTACGTTGGCTGAAGACTTGCCAGCCAGGCCTGGGGTGGAGGAGTTTGTCCCTGGTAAGATATGTGATGATGGAGTGGTCCCTGTTTTTTCTGCCTCCAGTTACAGCGGAGTACTTGCGGAGTGCGATGGTCTTATAAGAATCCCCAAGGATAGGGAGACCCTTCGCAGAAAGGAGACGGTGGATCTTTGGATGATTCGATGA